The Monodelphis domestica isolate mMonDom1 chromosome 7, mMonDom1.pri, whole genome shotgun sequence genome window below encodes:
- the MSANTD3 gene encoding myb/SANT-like DNA-binding domain-containing protein 3, giving the protein MQNNEIIKPAKYFSELEKSILLALVEKYKYVLECKKSDARTIALKQRTWQALAHEYNSQPSVSLRDFKQLKKCWENIKARTKKIMAHERREKVKRSVSPLLSTQVIGKEKIASMLPEQIYFLQSPPEEESEYHPDTANQEPFPVSNRELCEEEKELIHFPVCEGTSQPEPSCSAVRITANKNYRSRASQESALKKMHEEEHHQQMSILQLQLIQMNEVHVAKIQQIERECEMAEEEHRIKMEVLNKKKMYWERKLQTFTKEWPVASFNRPFPNSP; this is encoded by the exons ATGCAAAACAACGAAATTATAAAACCTGCCAAATACTTTTCTGAATTGGAAAAGAGTATCTTGCTTGCATTAGTGGAAAAGTATAAATATGTGCTTGAATGTAAGAAAAGTGATGCCAGGACAATTGCACTTAAGCAGCGGACCTGGCAAGCCTTGGCCCACGAATACAATTCTCAACCGAGTGTATCACTACGAGATTTCAAACAATTGAAGAAGTGTTGGGAAAACATCAAGGCACGGACCAAAAAGATAATGGCacatgaaaggagagagaaggtaaAACGGAGCGTTAGTCCACTTCTGAGCACACAGGTaataggaaaagagaagattGCCAGCATGCTACCTGAGCAAATTTACTTTTTACAGAGTCCTCCAGAAGAAGAGTCAGAATACCACCCTGACACGGCCAACCAAG AACCTTTTCCTGTTTCAAATCGAGAACTATGCGAGGAGGAGAAGGAACTAATTCACTTCCCAGTTTGTGAAGGGACCTCTCAACCTGAACCTTCGTGTTCAGCTGTCAGAATAACAGCCAATAAAAACTACCGGAGCAGAGCCTCTCaggaaagtgctttaaaaaagatGCATGAAGAAGAACACCATCAGCAGATGTCTATTTTGCAGCTGCAATTGATCCAGATGAATGAAGTGCACGTGGCCAAAATCCAGCAGATCGAAAGAGAATGTGAGATGGCAGAAGAGGAACACAGGATAAAGATGGAAGTTCTCAACAAAAAGAAGATGTATTGGGAGAGAAAACTGCAAACTTTTACCAAGGAGTGGCCTGTAGCATCATTTAACAGGCCCTTCCCCAATTCACCATAG